The Lewinellaceae bacterium genome has a segment encoding these proteins:
- a CDS encoding Gfo/Idh/MocA family oxidoreductase: MLKIGVLGAGHLGKVHLKCIGLTENIYDLVGFFDPDADNAREVSQTFGLKAFPDIASLLDAVDVVDIVSPTSVHYELAAEAIKRGKHVFVEKPLTHTLEEARELIRLSEKHGVKVQVGHVERFNPALLALDDMEIAPMFVEGHRLAVFNPRGTDVSVILDLMIHDLDILLSMVNSPVKQVSANGVAVVSNTPDITNARIVFENGCVANLTASRISIKQMRKLRFFQKDAYVSLDFLDKEAQVVRLYDEQSVDPEIAKNMMHLDTATGKKLIHIDMPSIEPVNAIKMELETFAESINNNTPPRVGIEDGYRALELAHMIIAEVEK, translated from the coding sequence ATGCTTAAAATTGGAGTACTTGGCGCAGGCCATTTGGGGAAAGTACACCTCAAGTGTATTGGATTGACAGAAAATATTTACGATCTGGTCGGTTTTTTTGATCCGGATGCTGACAATGCCCGGGAGGTGAGCCAAACGTTTGGACTGAAAGCTTTCCCTGATATAGCCAGCCTTTTAGACGCCGTTGATGTGGTGGATATTGTAAGCCCTACCAGCGTTCACTATGAACTGGCTGCCGAAGCGATCAAAAGAGGCAAACATGTCTTCGTCGAAAAACCTTTGACCCATACCCTTGAGGAAGCCCGTGAATTAATCCGGCTGAGCGAAAAACATGGTGTCAAGGTTCAGGTGGGGCATGTTGAAAGATTCAACCCGGCCCTGCTGGCATTGGACGATATGGAGATTGCCCCTATGTTTGTCGAAGGACACCGTCTGGCGGTTTTTAACCCCCGCGGAACCGATGTCTCCGTTATACTGGATCTGATGATCCACGATCTCGACATTTTGCTCAGCATGGTCAATTCTCCGGTAAAACAAGTATCTGCCAATGGTGTTGCCGTAGTGAGTAATACTCCGGATATTACCAACGCACGTATCGTTTTCGAAAACGGCTGTGTCGCCAACCTCACGGCAAGCAGAATTTCCATCAAACAAATGCGCAAGTTGCGTTTTTTTCAAAAGGATGCCTATGTTAGTCTGGACTTTCTCGATAAGGAGGCGCAGGTCGTACGGTTATATGACGAACAAAGCGTAGATCCTGAAATAGCGAAAAACATGATGCACCTGGATACTGCCACCGGCAAAAAACTCATTCATATCGACATGCCCTCTATTGAGCCTGTCAATGCCATAAAAATGGAATTGGAAACTTTTGCAGAAAGCATCAATAATAATACGCCGCCACGGGTGGGCATTGAAGACGGGTACAGAGCCCTTGAACTGGCCCACATGATTATTGCCGAGGTAGAAAAATAA
- the lptC gene encoding LPS export ABC transporter periplasmic protein LptC encodes MPLLCLAGLFTSCVNKTSDIEDLLEKMEVGKEFAEEVEILYSDSAIVRAKIVAPVMVMDLDRNTESQEFPKGVVVDFFDDFQKVSSNLSGLYAIRYIRKGQVVVRDSVVWQSVSGDKLETQELIWDEKAEKIYSDKFVVISRPSEIIYGHGFEAGQDFTNARIKAVEGRILLDKE; translated from the coding sequence ATGCCGCTGTTGTGCCTGGCCGGGCTGTTCACTTCCTGCGTCAACAAGACCTCAGACATTGAAGATCTGTTGGAAAAAATGGAGGTCGGGAAAGAATTCGCAGAAGAGGTGGAGATCCTGTACAGTGACTCTGCCATTGTCCGGGCGAAAATAGTCGCCCCGGTAATGGTCATGGATCTCGACAGGAATACCGAAAGCCAGGAATTCCCAAAAGGAGTAGTGGTCGACTTTTTTGACGACTTTCAAAAGGTCAGTAGCAACCTTTCAGGGCTTTATGCCATCCGTTACATAAGGAAAGGGCAGGTCGTCGTGCGGGATAGTGTGGTTTGGCAAAGTGTTTCCGGGGATAAGCTGGAAACCCAGGAGTTGATATGGGACGAAAAAGCCGAAAAAATATATTCCGATAAATTCGTAGTCATTTCCCGACCGTCAGAAATCATTTATGGTCATGGTTTTGAAGCGGGTCAGGATTTTACCAATGCCCGGATCAAAGCTGTGGAAGGAAGAATATTACTGGACAAAGAATAA